Sequence from the uncultured Draconibacterium sp. genome:
GGTGCCGCGCTGACTTAATAAAATGGCAAACGGTCGTGTTCCAGGAAATTCCGACATTATAATGATCAGTATAACAGTGATTGGTACGCTTAGCAACATACCTGAAATACCCCAGATTACGCCCCAAATGGCCAGTGTTAGAAATACAACCAGCGGGCTGATGTTTAGCGTGTTTCCCATTAGTTTCGGCTCAATGAAGTTTCCAACTACCATTTGGATGGCGCCAACAATTGTAAGGACTAATATTCCCGGAGTTAATTCGCCAAATTGCAGGATCGCAAATATTGCCGGAAATGCTGTGGCAATCAATGATCCGATAGTTGGAATAAAATTGAGAACAAAGATCAGAAACGCCCAGAAAACAGGTGCATCGATACCAATAAAAAGTAAGGCGAAATAACTCAGAAAACCGGTTAAGAGACTGGTCAGGGTTTTCAGTGCCACATAGTTTCCAATGGAGTGATCAATTTTATCAACCAGTTTTTTTACATGCTCATGACGTTTCTTGTCAGGGTACATTGCTTTTAGCTTTTTAGGAAATATTGGCTCTTCCAGCAATAAAAACAAAAGATAAAGTAACACGGTAAATGCGTTACCAAACAGCCCAGTTAAGGTACTTAACAGCGATGAAAGAATGCTCCCGAAGTTCAGGTCTTTAGCAAAATTTCCGGCCATATTCATGAGGTCGATATCAAATTGCTGGTTGATCTGCTGGGCTATTTTATTTACGTTGGCTTCGTAAACCGGTAGGGTAGTCGACAGCGTTTTAATGTTTTTCGAAATCATGGTAACGGCCAGTGTCAAAAAGCCAATCAATACCAATGCTGAAAACAGGGTGATGATCCATTTGGGCATGTGGCCAATGAATTTCACTTTCACCAGTAACTTTTTAATTACCCGGATAAGAAACCAAAACAGAATGGCCAAAATAAACGGGATAATAATTGACTGGGCATAAATACAAACCACAACAATTGTGATAAGGATTAAGAAAATATAAATCTTTTTGCTTGTTTCCATGAGGTAGAAATTAATTGGGGAAAAATACAAAAAACTTCGTTGCCCGTTTGCTATGGCTTTCGCAAACTTGTTCAGAAAGGAACAATAAGTATGCTATACGCTTTGAATTTAATCTACTGGCCGGGCTTTTGTTTTCCTGGTATTATCCTCTGATTTATATCAGCAACTGATTTTGGCAGACTCTTTCACTCCCCATTCTTCTTTCATGGTAATGCCGAGTTTCTCCAGTTCTGTTAAAATAGGCTCGTAAATACTTTTCGAAACCGGAATTTGAACCCCTTTGTCGGTAACCTTTTCATCCAGGATCATTTTAACTGCAATGGCTGCCGGTAACCCAACAGTTCTCGCAATCGATGTATCTTCTTTAGTGGCAAAATCAAGCAGCCGCGATTTAACAACTTCAGTGCTTCCATCGGCATTTTCAACCAAAAACGAGTGAAGCATAATAACCATGTCGCGGGCACCTTCGGGCAACATCATTTTTTTGA
This genomic interval carries:
- a CDS encoding AI-2E family transporter, giving the protein METSKKIYIFLILITIVVVCIYAQSIIIPFILAILFWFLIRVIKKLLVKVKFIGHMPKWIITLFSALVLIGFLTLAVTMISKNIKTLSTTLPVYEANVNKIAQQINQQFDIDLMNMAGNFAKDLNFGSILSSLLSTLTGLFGNAFTVLLYLLFLLLEEPIFPKKLKAMYPDKKRHEHVKKLVDKIDHSIGNYVALKTLTSLLTGFLSYFALLFIGIDAPVFWAFLIFVLNFIPTIGSLIATAFPAIFAILQFGELTPGILVLTIVGAIQMVVGNFIEPKLMGNTLNISPLVVFLTLAIWGVIWGISGMLLSVPITVILIIIMSEFPGTRPFAILLSQRGTINE